One segment of Sporichthyaceae bacterium DNA contains the following:
- a CDS encoding hydrogenase maturation protease gives MSARRMLVAGVGNIFLSDDGFGSEVVRRMQGVPVPADVDVLDIGIRGVHLAYQLLDGYDVLVIVDAAARGQIPGAVTLLTVDQALVADARPAVAEGDSALVDAHGLAPGAILSMLAGLGGTVGQVYVVACEPESVAEGIGLSPQVEAAIGPAIALVEQLMWSGAMPDPTGQHVEEVSR, from the coding sequence GTGAGCGCGCGGCGGATGCTGGTGGCCGGCGTCGGCAACATCTTCTTGAGCGATGACGGTTTCGGTTCCGAGGTCGTGCGCCGCATGCAGGGGGTGCCCGTCCCGGCCGACGTGGACGTGCTCGACATCGGCATCCGGGGCGTGCACCTGGCTTACCAATTGCTCGACGGTTATGACGTCCTGGTCATCGTCGACGCGGCCGCGCGGGGGCAGATACCCGGCGCGGTCACGTTACTGACGGTGGATCAGGCATTGGTGGCCGACGCCCGTCCGGCAGTCGCCGAGGGGGACAGTGCGCTGGTCGACGCGCACGGCCTCGCGCCCGGCGCGATCCTGTCGATGCTCGCCGGGCTGGGCGGCACGGTCGGGCAGGTCTATGTGGTGGCCTGCGAGCCGGAAAGCGTGGCGGAAGGCATCGGCCTGAGTCCGCAGGTCGAGGCGGCGATCGGGCCGGCTATCGCCCTGGTCGAGCAACTGATGTGGTCCGGCGCAATGCCGGACCCAACCGGTCAACACGTGGAGGAGGTGTCCCGATGA
- the hypF gene encoding carbamoyltransferase HypF, which produces MPDTSHHGLPQRRAETSTRRRHGFTVRGVVQGVGFRPFVYALARELALSGSVANTPDGVLIEVEGSPAAVDAFGVRLGTRAPPLARLDEIVLTVLPCRGGTDFVITESAGGPGRTLVSPDVATCADCLAELADPRDRRHRHAFISCTNCGPRFTIVVDLPYDRPATTMAELPLCPTCHAEYTDPADRRFHAQTVACPECGPVLTLHQPGEPDRSGEAALAGARALLAGGAIVAVKGLGGYHLACDAADETAVAVLRKRKDRGDKPFAVMVADLAAVRRVAAISPAEAELLTGVARPVVLLARLTGATGLAEAVAPGSPDVGVVLPYTPVHHLLFGLPGDPAAPGALVMTSGNVAGEPIVVDDAEARERLASLADAWLSHDRPIHAPCDDSVLRIAGGMALPVRRSRGYAPLPVALPVPVTPALAVGGDLKNTFCLADGRYAWLSAHVGDMDDLATLRAFEAATTQMRAVTGVAPELVIVDRHPRYRSAAWARRGGLPVRAVGHHHAHIASAMAENGHDGAQRVIGFAFDGTGYGDDGAAWGGEVLLADYDGYTRAAHLRYAWLPGGDAGVRNPCRMALSHLHAAGQDWDRRLPSVAACSREERSVLGRQVETGLACVATSSMGRLFDAVSSLAGVCHRIAYEAEAAMRFEGLARAGLDRCGQPYRFDCLGTRTATLLDPGPVLAGVAADVLAGVEAALIAARFHLAVADLVERVALDLRAETGLNTVALSGGVFLNALLTTLCRESLTAAGFRVLCHRIVPPSDAGLALGQLVIAARRTDPVEKSAPCA; this is translated from the coding sequence ATGCCTGACACGTCGCACCACGGGTTGCCGCAACGGCGCGCGGAGACGAGCACGCGTCGGCGGCACGGGTTCACCGTGCGTGGAGTCGTGCAGGGCGTGGGTTTCCGGCCCTTCGTGTATGCACTGGCGCGCGAACTCGCCCTGTCCGGATCGGTGGCCAACACCCCCGACGGGGTGCTGATCGAGGTCGAGGGTTCGCCGGCCGCGGTCGACGCCTTCGGCGTGCGGTTGGGCACCCGGGCACCGCCGCTGGCCCGGCTGGACGAGATCGTTCTCACCGTGCTGCCGTGCCGCGGCGGCACCGATTTCGTCATCACCGAATCGGCCGGCGGCCCTGGTCGCACCTTGGTCTCCCCGGACGTCGCCACCTGCGCCGACTGCCTGGCCGAACTGGCCGACCCGAGGGACCGCCGCCACCGGCATGCGTTCATCAGCTGCACCAACTGCGGGCCGCGATTCACCATCGTCGTGGACCTGCCCTACGACCGGCCCGCCACCACGATGGCCGAGCTGCCGCTGTGCCCGACCTGCCATGCGGAGTACACCGACCCCGCTGATCGACGTTTCCATGCCCAGACGGTTGCCTGTCCCGAGTGCGGTCCGGTGCTGACGCTGCATCAGCCCGGCGAGCCGGACCGGTCCGGCGAGGCGGCGCTGGCCGGCGCGCGCGCGTTGCTGGCCGGCGGGGCGATCGTCGCGGTCAAGGGATTGGGCGGCTACCACCTGGCTTGCGACGCCGCCGACGAGACCGCGGTGGCCGTGCTGCGCAAGCGCAAGGACCGTGGCGACAAGCCGTTCGCGGTCATGGTCGCGGATCTGGCTGCGGTCCGGCGGGTGGCGGCGATCTCCCCGGCCGAGGCGGAGTTGCTGACCGGCGTGGCCCGACCGGTGGTGCTGCTCGCCCGATTGACCGGCGCCACCGGCCTGGCCGAGGCCGTCGCACCGGGCAGTCCGGACGTGGGCGTGGTGCTGCCCTATACCCCCGTGCATCACCTGCTGTTCGGTCTGCCCGGCGACCCGGCGGCACCCGGCGCCCTGGTGATGACCAGTGGAAACGTAGCGGGTGAGCCGATCGTGGTGGACGACGCCGAGGCGCGCGAGCGGTTGGCGTCCTTGGCCGACGCGTGGCTGAGCCACGACCGTCCGATCCACGCGCCCTGTGATGACTCGGTGCTGCGCATCGCGGGCGGCATGGCGCTGCCGGTGCGCCGCTCCCGCGGGTACGCGCCGCTTCCGGTCGCGCTACCCGTGCCGGTCACGCCGGCGCTGGCGGTGGGCGGAGATCTGAAGAACACCTTCTGCTTGGCCGACGGCCGCTATGCGTGGCTGTCCGCGCACGTCGGGGACATGGACGATCTGGCCACCCTGCGGGCTTTCGAGGCAGCCACCACCCAGATGCGGGCGGTGACCGGTGTCGCGCCCGAGCTCGTGATCGTCGACCGCCATCCGCGTTACCGCAGCGCCGCCTGGGCGCGGCGCGGTGGGCTCCCGGTGCGTGCGGTGGGCCATCACCACGCGCACATCGCCTCGGCGATGGCGGAGAACGGCCACGACGGCGCGCAGCGGGTGATCGGCTTCGCCTTCGATGGCACCGGGTACGGCGACGACGGCGCCGCCTGGGGTGGCGAGGTGCTGCTCGCCGACTACGACGGCTACACCCGGGCCGCGCACCTGCGCTACGCCTGGCTGCCCGGTGGTGACGCCGGTGTACGCAACCCGTGTCGGATGGCGCTGTCCCATCTGCACGCCGCGGGTCAGGACTGGGACCGGCGGCTGCCCAGCGTCGCGGCTTGTTCGCGGGAGGAGCGCTCGGTGTTGGGCCGTCAGGTGGAGACCGGCCTGGCCTGCGTGGCGACCTCCAGCATGGGTCGGCTGTTCGACGCGGTGTCATCCCTGGCCGGGGTCTGTCATCGGATCGCCTACGAGGCCGAGGCCGCGATGCGCTTCGAGGGCCTGGCCCGCGCGGGGCTGGACCGGTGTGGACAGCCGTATCGGTTCGACTGTCTCGGTACGCGGACCGCGACCCTGCTCGACCCGGGCCCGGTGCTGGCCGGCGTCGCCGCGGACGTGCTGGCCGGGGTCGAGGCCGCGCTGATCGCGGCCCGCTTCCACCTCGCCGTGGCGGACCTGGTCGAGCGGGTCGCGCTGGACCTGCGCGCGGAAACCGGACTGAACACCGTCGCGCTGTCCGGCGGGGTGTTCCTCAACGCCCTGCTGACCACGTTGTGCCGGGAAAGCCTGACCGCGGCGGGTTTCCGGGTGTTGTGCCACCGCATTGTTCCGCCGAGCGACGCGGGTCTTGCCCTCGGGCAACTCGTGATCGCCGCCCGCAGGACCGATCCAGTCGAGAAGAGTGCGCCATGTGCCTAG
- a CDS encoding HypC/HybG/HupF family hydrogenase formation chaperone, whose product MCLAVPGKLLEIWESDGTRMATVDFGGVHKEVCLEFLPDIAVGDYTIVHVGFALQHLDEESALKTIALFQQMGEIEAEFGDPRAQAAEASSWAETQARWEATS is encoded by the coding sequence ATGTGCCTAGCCGTGCCCGGCAAGTTGCTGGAGATCTGGGAGTCCGACGGCACCCGCATGGCCACCGTGGACTTCGGCGGCGTGCACAAGGAGGTCTGCCTGGAGTTCTTGCCCGACATCGCGGTGGGCGACTACACGATCGTGCACGTCGGGTTCGCCCTGCAGCACCTCGACGAGGAGTCCGCGTTGAAGACCATCGCTCTGTTCCAGCAGATGGGGGAGATCGAAGCAGAGTTCGGTGACCCCCGGGCGCAGGCGGCCGAGGCATCGAGTTGGGCGGAAACCCAAGCACGATGGGAGGCGACGTCATGA
- a CDS encoding phosphatase PAP2 family protein gives MNYHLFRTINDWSGNGLFDEAMKAIAKDAIWAVFAAFAVLCVFRLREWDPRPVLFSLGALGLTYAFGLLAAALHPEQRPFQTHQVHQLIAHDPGQSFPSDHATASFGVALTALVFLSRSWGMLLSFVAVVISFSRVYDGVHYPGDMLGGAVVALLGVTIAVAVAVVFARPARQAAALRPPVGAARR, from the coding sequence ATGAACTACCACCTGTTCCGGACCATCAATGACTGGTCGGGCAACGGGTTGTTCGACGAGGCGATGAAGGCGATCGCCAAGGACGCGATCTGGGCGGTGTTCGCCGCCTTCGCTGTGCTGTGCGTGTTTCGGCTGCGCGAATGGGATCCACGCCCGGTGCTGTTCTCCCTCGGCGCGCTCGGCCTCACCTACGCCTTCGGCCTCCTCGCCGCCGCGCTGCACCCCGAGCAGCGGCCGTTTCAGACCCACCAGGTGCACCAATTGATCGCCCATGACCCGGGGCAGTCCTTTCCCAGTGACCACGCCACGGCGTCGTTCGGGGTTGCCCTGACCGCGCTGGTGTTTCTCTCCCGTTCCTGGGGCATGCTGCTGTCGTTCGTCGCCGTGGTGATCAGCTTCTCCAGGGTCTACGACGGCGTGCACTACCCGGGCGACATGCTGGGGGGTGCGGTGGTCGCGCTGCTCGGGGTGACCATCGCGGTGGCGGTCGCAGTGGTGTTCGCCCGGCCCGCCAGGCAGGCCGCAGCCCTGCGGCCGCCGGTGGGCGCCGCCCGACGGTGA
- a CDS encoding magnesium and cobalt transport protein CorA, which produces MAGSDSNGAIVARIAYHEGVRVPHATGPGIDDGTACDLLWVALENPSPHDMVGVTAEFGLPDFAVAEAVRAHQRPKLERHGDVASVVLKPVHYVDSHEVVEITEITLFLGPGFVVTVRHGETDVLGRVISELDDPAPAPESPFDVLARVARLVVQGYEAALDGLNVDVDEIEEAVFALGEADHSERIYKLKREVAEFRRAVAPLVRVLERLADDMCPDPGLTGQFRSAHDHLFRVAELLEGIDRLLTDVLQANVARVTAIQSAIAIRQNEDMRKISAWAAIALVPTAVAGIYGMNFEHMPELRWRLGYPLALGFIVMVCSLLYRTFRHNEWL; this is translated from the coding sequence ATGGCCGGAAGCGACTCGAACGGCGCTATCGTCGCCCGAATCGCCTATCACGAAGGCGTGCGGGTGCCGCACGCCACCGGGCCGGGCATCGACGACGGCACGGCGTGCGACCTGCTCTGGGTCGCCCTGGAGAACCCCTCACCGCACGACATGGTCGGGGTGACCGCCGAGTTCGGGCTGCCCGACTTCGCCGTCGCCGAGGCGGTGCGCGCGCACCAGCGGCCCAAGCTGGAGCGGCACGGCGACGTCGCCTCGGTGGTGCTCAAGCCGGTGCACTACGTGGACAGTCACGAGGTCGTCGAGATCACCGAGATCACCTTGTTCCTCGGGCCCGGCTTCGTGGTCACCGTCCGGCACGGGGAGACCGACGTTTTGGGCCGGGTCATCTCCGAACTCGACGATCCGGCGCCCGCTCCGGAAAGCCCGTTCGACGTGCTGGCCAGGGTCGCCCGACTGGTGGTCCAGGGCTATGAGGCGGCGCTGGACGGACTGAACGTCGACGTGGACGAAATCGAGGAGGCGGTCTTCGCCCTGGGCGAGGCCGACCACTCCGAACGTATCTACAAGCTCAAGCGCGAGGTCGCCGAGTTCCGCCGGGCGGTCGCGCCGCTGGTGCGGGTGCTGGAGCGGCTGGCCGACGACATGTGCCCGGATCCCGGGCTGACCGGCCAGTTCCGCAGCGCGCACGACCACCTGTTCCGGGTGGCCGAGCTGCTGGAGGGCATCGACCGGCTGCTCACCGACGTGCTGCAGGCCAACGTGGCCCGGGTGACCGCGATCCAGTCCGCGATCGCGATCCGGCAGAACGAGGACATGCGCAAGATCTCTGCCTGGGCGGCGATCGCACTGGTGCCGACCGCGGTCGCCGGTATCTATGGCATGAACTTCGAGCACATGCCCGAGCTGAGGTGGCGTTTGGGTTACCCGTTGGCCCTCGGGTTCATCGTCATGGTCTGCTCGCTGCTGTACCGCACCTTCCGGCACAACGAGTGGCTCTGA
- a CDS encoding class I SAM-dependent methyltransferase gives MAHGGLTDRTALVDPQQPLWNHNIQYYPEVLAALPPGARSALDVGCGAGVLTRQLRARVPEVVGIDPDAPSLGAALSVTGDPISYRQVCLFEDHLLPDDHFDLVACVGALHHMDAAPALTRMAGLLRPGGALVVIGPARIDFPRDLLWLTAGMVADRTTPRRKCYWEFPAPPARPRHSYREIAAIAAAALPGVTFRRRLYFRYTLVWRKPG, from the coding sequence ATGGCGCACGGCGGCCTGACCGATCGGACCGCGCTGGTGGATCCGCAGCAGCCGCTGTGGAACCACAACATCCAGTACTACCCGGAGGTGCTGGCCGCGTTGCCGCCCGGCGCCCGGTCCGCGTTGGACGTCGGCTGCGGGGCCGGGGTACTGACCCGCCAGTTGCGCGCGCGGGTACCCGAGGTGGTGGGCATCGACCCGGATGCACCGAGCCTGGGCGCTGCCTTGTCCGTGACCGGCGACCCGATCTCCTACCGCCAGGTGTGCCTGTTCGAGGACCACCTGTTGCCCGACGACCACTTCGATCTGGTGGCCTGTGTGGGTGCGTTGCACCACATGGATGCCGCCCCCGCACTCACTCGGATGGCCGGGCTGCTGCGCCCCGGCGGCGCGTTGGTGGTGATCGGGCCGGCCCGCATCGATTTCCCGCGGGACCTGCTGTGGCTGACCGCGGGCATGGTCGCGGACCGGACCACCCCGCGGCGCAAGTGCTATTGGGAGTTCCCGGCACCGCCGGCCCGGCCCCGGCACTCCTACCGGGAGATCGCCGCGATCGCTGCCGCCGCGTTGCCCGGCGTGACGTTCCGCCGCCGGTTGTATTTCCGCTACACCCTGGTCTGGCGCAAGCCCGGCTGA
- a CDS encoding DUF1015 domain-containing protein codes for MPVFSPFPGIRYTTDPLVEVTAPPYDVIDAEQRAALCAQHEHNVVRVDMPVAEDGPDPYAAASATFEHWRVQGVLADDPPALYPYRMTATDEDGTVRCTLGVLGALGIGPQARADVLPHEHTTPKAHSDRLSLLRATKANLSAIWALSLTEGLTALLDLDAAEAVDRWDDEDGVTHELWRMDDPAGVKAICEAIGATPLVIADGHHRYSTCLIHADEAGAPTGADATLCLVVELVADQLTVQPIHRLLAGLPTGHDPATELSAAFEIGPREPHPDAAVVRRLVAERALALVDAEGMRLLRPRTDSGPGVVEPLDSVRVATAVDALPDHEISYQHGVAHAVSAVRSGRADAAILLRPVSVDQIRATAQARGLMPPKSTFFYPKPRTGTVFRTLG; via the coding sequence ATGCCCGTCTTCTCACCGTTCCCCGGAATCCGCTACACCACCGATCCGTTGGTCGAGGTCACCGCGCCGCCCTACGACGTGATCGACGCCGAGCAGCGTGCCGCGCTGTGCGCACAGCACGAGCACAACGTGGTCCGGGTGGACATGCCGGTGGCCGAGGACGGCCCGGACCCGTACGCCGCCGCCTCGGCGACCTTCGAGCACTGGCGGGTGCAGGGCGTGCTGGCCGATGACCCGCCCGCGCTGTACCCGTACCGAATGACCGCCACCGACGAGGACGGCACCGTGCGGTGCACGCTGGGCGTGCTGGGCGCGCTGGGCATCGGCCCGCAGGCCCGCGCCGACGTGCTGCCGCACGAGCACACCACCCCGAAGGCACACAGCGATCGGCTCTCCCTGCTGCGCGCCACGAAAGCGAACCTGTCGGCGATCTGGGCGCTGTCGCTGACCGAGGGCCTGACCGCCCTGCTGGACCTGGACGCCGCCGAGGCGGTGGACCGCTGGGACGACGAGGACGGCGTCACCCACGAGCTGTGGCGGATGGACGACCCGGCGGGGGTCAAGGCGATCTGCGAAGCGATCGGCGCCACGCCGTTGGTGATCGCCGACGGCCACCACCGTTATTCCACCTGCCTGATCCACGCCGACGAAGCCGGCGCGCCGACCGGCGCGGACGCCACGCTGTGTCTGGTGGTGGAACTGGTCGCCGACCAACTAACCGTGCAGCCCATCCACCGCCTGCTGGCCGGGTTACCCACCGGCCACGACCCAGCGACCGAGTTGAGCGCCGCGTTCGAGATCGGCCCTCGGGAGCCGCATCCCGATGCCGCCGTGGTGCGTCGGCTGGTGGCCGAGCGGGCGTTGGCCCTGGTGGACGCCGAGGGCATGCGTCTGCTTCGCCCGCGCACCGACAGCGGTCCCGGCGTGGTCGAACCGCTGGACTCGGTGCGGGTGGCCACGGCGGTGGACGCACTGCCCGACCACGAGATCAGCTATCAACACGGCGTGGCGCACGCGGTCTCCGCGGTGCGCTCCGGGCGGGCGGACGCGGCGATCCTGCTGCGCCCGGTATCGGTGGACCAGATCCGTGCCACGGCGCAGGCGCGCGGCCTGATGCCGCCGAAGTCCACGTTCTTCTACCCGAAGCCGCGCACCGGCACGGTGTTCCGCACGCTCGGCTGA
- a CDS encoding DUF4234 domain-containing protein, with translation MTQDTDVLLAREVLTVGVLPRHRDPWLVGALGLATLGLYWIYWVWQVNRELRRFDERIAVRPAVCAAAVSLGAPLAVPQFVAIHHTGRRIEAAQRAAGIPATCDPVTGVLWWVCFGVGVMYLQDELNKVIDRYGAPAGTEVFHFA, from the coding sequence ATGACGCAGGACACCGACGTGCTGCTGGCCCGTGAGGTGCTCACGGTCGGTGTGCTGCCGCGGCATCGTGACCCGTGGCTGGTCGGCGCCCTGGGCCTGGCGACCCTCGGCCTGTACTGGATCTACTGGGTCTGGCAGGTGAACCGCGAGCTGCGCCGCTTCGACGAGCGGATCGCCGTTCGCCCGGCGGTCTGCGCCGCGGCGGTGTCGTTGGGCGCCCCGCTGGCGGTGCCGCAGTTCGTGGCCATCCACCACACCGGCCGGCGCATCGAGGCGGCACAGCGCGCCGCCGGTATCCCGGCCACCTGCGACCCGGTCACCGGCGTGCTGTGGTGGGTTTGCTTCGGCGTCGGCGTGATGTACCTGCAGGACGAGCTGAACAAGGTCATCGACCGTTACGGCGCACCTGCCGGCACTGAGGTCTTCCACTTCGCCTGA
- a CDS encoding ATP-binding cassette domain-containing protein, whose amino-acid sequence MSERSEGINGHSNAVEVTGLGVRLGGYPVFSEVNLSVAPGEILAVLGGIGSGKTTLLRVLGGELAPSAGSVRVLGYPPAEAIESGEVVLVCGEPKWEPGAGVLQVLELARMAGSQVEDDTWPIPPRVMEAFELDAKCDDQPHTLSQGLRRRLALAAAFCRPSQLLLIDDPEYGLDDRFRPLLADILRGYADRGGTAVLGTHDLDLAVGAQARTFALD is encoded by the coding sequence ATGAGCGAGCGCAGCGAGGGAATCAATGGGCACAGCAACGCTGTCGAGGTGACTGGGCTCGGGGTGCGGCTGGGCGGCTACCCCGTGTTCTCCGAGGTCAATCTGAGCGTCGCGCCCGGCGAGATCCTGGCCGTGCTCGGCGGCATCGGGTCCGGCAAGACCACGCTGCTGCGGGTACTCGGCGGCGAGCTGGCGCCCAGCGCCGGCAGCGTCCGTGTGCTGGGTTACCCACCGGCCGAAGCCATCGAGTCCGGCGAGGTGGTGCTGGTCTGCGGGGAACCGAAATGGGAGCCCGGTGCCGGCGTGCTGCAGGTGCTCGAGCTGGCTCGGATGGCGGGCTCCCAGGTGGAGGACGACACCTGGCCGATCCCACCGCGGGTGATGGAGGCCTTCGAGCTGGACGCCAAGTGCGACGACCAGCCGCACACCCTGTCCCAAGGACTGCGCCGGCGACTGGCGTTGGCCGCCGCGTTCTGCCGGCCGTCGCAACTACTGCTCATCGACGACCCCGAGTACGGCCTGGACGACCGCTTCCGTCCGCTGCTCGCCGACATCCTGCGCGGTTACGCCGATCGGGGTGGCACCGCGGTGCTCGGCACGCACGATCTGGACCTGGCGGTGGGGGCGCAGGCACGCACGTTCGCGCTGGACTAG
- a CDS encoding CaiB/BaiF CoA-transferase family protein, whose product MSTLPLSGITVVACEQAVAAPLATRHLADLGARVIKIERPGVGDFARVYDRTVKGMSSHFVWLNRSKESLTVDLKDERGRDIVARLIAGADVFVQNFAPGAADRLGLGSMELTTRHPTLVYCSISGYGTSGPYRDHKAYDLLIQAETGVLSITGTPEQPSKAGIPVADIAAGMYAFSGILAALVERGRTGTGRVVDISLFDALTEWMGFPMYWTAYSGTPPARRGAEHPGIAPYGPIPVADGEIVLAIQHDREWRALAEQVLGRPELGTDPRFATNTDRVANRAALHAVIDEALGTMPGEEVSRRLTAARIANGRRNEVEGLLEHPQLALRDRWRTVESPVGELNALLPPITMPGVTPRMDPVPDIGAHTDDILAALGYDADGIATLRREEVI is encoded by the coding sequence GTGAGCACGTTGCCGCTGTCGGGAATCACCGTCGTCGCCTGTGAGCAGGCGGTGGCCGCCCCGCTGGCCACCCGACACCTGGCCGATTTGGGCGCCCGGGTGATCAAGATCGAACGACCGGGGGTGGGGGACTTCGCGCGCGTCTACGACCGCACGGTCAAGGGCATGTCCAGCCATTTCGTGTGGCTGAACCGATCCAAAGAGAGCCTCACCGTCGACCTCAAGGACGAACGCGGCCGCGACATCGTGGCCCGGTTGATCGCCGGGGCCGACGTGTTCGTCCAGAACTTCGCCCCCGGCGCGGCGGACCGGCTGGGGCTGGGCAGTATGGAACTGACGACACGTCACCCAACGTTGGTGTACTGCTCGATCTCCGGGTACGGCACGTCCGGCCCTTATCGGGACCACAAGGCCTACGACCTGTTGATCCAGGCCGAGACCGGGGTGCTGTCCATCACCGGTACCCCGGAACAGCCGTCCAAGGCGGGCATCCCGGTGGCCGACATCGCGGCGGGCATGTACGCGTTCTCCGGGATCCTGGCCGCGTTGGTCGAGCGGGGGCGCACCGGTACGGGGAGGGTGGTGGACATCTCGCTGTTCGATGCGTTGACCGAGTGGATGGGCTTCCCGATGTACTGGACGGCCTACAGCGGTACCCCACCGGCCCGGCGCGGTGCGGAGCATCCGGGCATCGCACCCTACGGGCCGATCCCGGTGGCCGACGGCGAGATCGTGCTGGCCATTCAGCACGACCGGGAATGGCGGGCACTCGCCGAACAGGTGCTCGGCCGCCCAGAATTGGGCACCGACCCGCGCTTCGCCACCAACACCGACCGGGTGGCCAACCGCGCGGCCCTGCACGCAGTCATCGACGAGGCGCTCGGCACGATGCCCGGCGAGGAGGTCTCCCGTCGGCTCACCGCGGCGCGCATCGCCAACGGCCGGCGAAACGAGGTGGAGGGTCTGCTCGAGCATCCGCAGCTGGCGCTGCGGGATCGCTGGCGCACCGTGGAATCCCCCGTCGGGGAACTGAACGCACTGCTCCCGCCGATCACCATGCCCGGTGTCACCCCGAGGATGGATCCGGTGCCGGACATCGGCGCGCACACCGACGACATCCTCGCCGCGCTCGGCTACGACGCCGACGGCATCGCGACACTGCGCCGGGAGGAAGTCATATGA
- a CDS encoding SDR family NAD(P)-dependent oxidoreductase translates to MVSLTGKVAMVTGGGSGPGRATSLRFAALGASVVVADSDGAKAESVATEIAVAGGRAIAITADVTSAADNRAAVDLAVCTYGGLDVLVANAGVAHVPTPFEELPEEEFQQAFAVNVLGPWLGARAAAPALRKRGGGSIVIVASILGERASSGFTAYAAAEAAAHHLAKALALELASDQIRVNCVARMAPVATEEDIAEAVVYFACDEAAFLTGVVLPVDGGRGI, encoded by the coding sequence GTGGTCTCGCTGACGGGCAAGGTCGCCATGGTCACCGGTGGTGGGTCCGGCCCGGGGCGGGCCACGTCGCTGCGCTTCGCTGCGCTCGGCGCCTCGGTGGTGGTGGCAGACTCCGACGGCGCGAAGGCCGAGTCCGTCGCCACGGAAATCGCGGTTGCGGGCGGCCGGGCAATCGCCATCACGGCCGACGTGACCAGCGCCGCGGATAACCGGGCCGCGGTCGACCTCGCCGTCTGCACCTACGGCGGGCTGGACGTGCTGGTGGCCAACGCCGGCGTCGCGCACGTCCCGACGCCGTTCGAGGAGTTACCGGAGGAGGAGTTCCAGCAGGCTTTCGCGGTCAACGTGCTCGGCCCGTGGCTCGGTGCGCGCGCGGCAGCCCCCGCGTTGCGTAAGCGCGGTGGCGGCTCGATCGTGATCGTCGCCTCGATCCTGGGCGAGCGCGCGAGCTCCGGCTTCACCGCCTACGCCGCCGCCGAGGCCGCCGCCCACCACCTGGCCAAGGCCCTCGCTCTGGAGCTGGCGAGCGACCAGATCCGGGTGAACTGTGTCGCGCGGATGGCCCCGGTGGCCACCGAGGAGGACATAGCCGAGGCCGTCGTCTATTTCGCCTGCGACGAGGCCGCCTTCCTCACCGGGGTCGTGTTGCCGGTCGATGGTGGCCGCGGAATATGA
- a CDS encoding SRPBCC family protein, with amino-acid sequence MNHVYKFACTWAVPAPLDVLYSTLERLDLYPQWWRQVKVAERIDDDTCRVVVQSRLPFSLRFTAHRSRADADAGVLEARLSGDLVGFSRWVLTPAPDSGTLLAFSEEVEAARPLLRRLAFARPLFEINHRMMMRAGERGLREHLNCPT; translated from the coding sequence GTGAATCACGTGTACAAGTTCGCCTGCACCTGGGCGGTGCCGGCCCCACTCGATGTCCTGTACTCGACCCTGGAACGACTCGACCTCTACCCGCAGTGGTGGCGACAGGTGAAGGTCGCCGAACGGATCGATGACGACACCTGTCGAGTGGTGGTGCAGTCCCGGTTGCCGTTCTCGCTCCGCTTCACCGCGCACCGCTCCCGCGCCGACGCCGACGCGGGTGTGTTGGAGGCTCGACTCAGCGGCGACCTGGTCGGGTTCTCCCGTTGGGTGCTCACCCCGGCACCGGACAGCGGCACCCTGCTCGCCTTCTCCGAGGAGGTCGAGGCGGCACGGCCGCTGCTGCGTCGCCTGGCCTTCGCCCGACCGTTGTTCGAGATCAATCACCGGATGATGATGCGGGCCGGGGAGCGCGGTTTGCGCGAGCACCTGAATTGCCCGACCTGA